Proteins co-encoded in one Salvia splendens isolate huo1 chromosome 4, SspV2, whole genome shotgun sequence genomic window:
- the LOC121797760 gene encoding U-box domain-containing protein 35-like isoform X2 codes for MTNMYEENRISTAVGIDKDKNSQSAVKWALEKLRLKDNNILLVHVKIQNGSESNDIPREGREPTPAETQQLFLPFRGFCARKGIRVKEVILQGNDVSTTLAEFARRNTMMNLVLGASSRGAIARAFKNPDVPSSLMKMAPDFCSVYSVSKTKAQKLKTANDNGTPNSTTSSGSHEAPKFQPQDSWKSSVSGGCDQDGDKHGFNSRESRQLTARDRGFGRINSPQHSNESLQRGSDATSYESIGVGSSYYSSSNFSGASAKKLTSDVSNVLRSMKHHSLHQVRTRDESPSYSMASSSDHSDLRSFPSEVSYEHLDQPRTSLSPSFSQTADVDDELGRLKREMKRITMTYNVVCHESEAASVNDGDHSQEAAMAMVEREKLKCKAAVELAQTAQRIAELESEKRKSAEKKLRAEAKEKDKAIHALANTEVQYRKYTMEEIQEATSFFAGTEKIGEGGYGPVFKGSLDHTRVAIKVLRPDMSQGEKQFQREVEVLSLMRHPNMVILLGACPEYGCLVYEHMENGSLEDRLNCLNGSAPLSWRDRFRIAVEIATALNFMHRTRPEPLVHRDLKPANILLDRNYVSKISDVGLSRLVPPSVADSITQCCMTAAAGTFCYIDPEYQQTGMLGTKSDVYSFGVVLLQILTAKPAMGLTYVVDKAIEKGKFAEVLDQTVKDWPVEAALAMAKLALQCCELRKRDRPDLDSVILPDLHRIRETSSQIDNEY; via the exons atgacaaATATGTACGAGGAGAACCGAATATCGACGGCGGTGGGAATCGACAAAGACAAAAACAGCCAATCCGCCGTGAAATGGGCTCTTGAAAAATTGAGGTTGAAAGATAACAACATTCTCCTCGTCCATGTTAAAATCCAAAATGGCTCTGAATCAA ATGATATTCCTAGAGAGGGAAGAGAGCCAACTCCAGCTGAAACACAGCAACTATTCCTTCCCTTTCGCGGTTTTTGTGCTCGAAAAGGG ATTCGCGTAAAAGAGGTTATCCTGCAAGGCAACGACGTGTCAACCACGCTCGCGGAGTTCGCCAGGCGGAACACCATGATGAATTTGGTGTTAGGCGCTTCGAGCCGAGGTGCCATAGCAAG GGCCTTTAAAAATCCGGATGTTCCGAGTTCTTTGATGAAGATGGCGCCCGATTTCTGCAGCGTGTACTCCGTCTCAAAGACGAAGGCGCAGAAGCTGAAAACTGCCAACGACAACGGAACTCCCAACAGCACCACAAGCTCTGGCTCGCACGAGGCTCCAAAATTTCAACC TCAGGACAGCTGGAAAAGCTCCGTCTCTGGCGGCTGTGATCAGGATGGCGACAAGCACGGGTTCAACAGCAGAGAGTCTCGTCAGCTCACTGCGAGAGACAGGGGTTTCGGAAGGATAAATTCACCTCAACATTCCAACGAGTCTCTTCAAAGGGGATCAGATGCTACTAGCTACGAATCTATCGGCGTAGGCAGCAGCTATTACAGCAGCAGCAATTTCTCCGGGGCTAGTGCCAAGAAGCTCACCTCCGATGTATCGAACGTACTAAGGTCTATGAAGCACCACAGCCTTCATCAAGTCCGGACCAGGGACGAGAGCCCATCCTATTCCATGGCTTCTTCTAGTGATCATTCGGATTTGCGTAGTTTCCCTTCGGAAGTCTCGTATGAACATCTAGACCAGCCCCGGACGTCCCTGTCACCGAGCTTCTCACAAACAGCG GACGTGGATGACGAGCTCGGGAGATTGAAGCGCGAGATGAAGCGAATCACAATGACGTATAATGTAGTCTGTCACGAATCCGAGGCGGCTTCGGTTAAT GATGGTGACCATTCTCAAGAGGCTGCAATGGCCATGGTTGAGAGGGAGAAGCTGAAGTGCAAGGCCGCGGTGGAGCTAGCACAGACGGCGCAGCGCATAGCAGAGCTGGAGTCGGAGAAGAGGAAGTCTGCAGAGAAGAAGCTGAGAGCCGAGGCGAAGGAAAAGGACAAGGCGATCCACGCGCTAGCAAACACCGAGGTTCAATACAGAAAGTACACGATGGAAGAGATCCAAGAGGCGACGAGCTTCTTCGCGGGGACAGAGAAGATTGGCGAGGGCGGATACGGCCCTGTCTTCAAGGGGAGCCTCGACCACACGCGCGTCGCCATCAAGGTTCTCAGGCCGGACATGTCGCAAGGCGAGAAGCAGTTCCAGAGAGAGGTCGAGGTGCTGAGCCTTATGAGGCATCCGAATATGGTCATCCTGTTAGGCGCCTGTCCGGAATACGGTTGCCTTGTCTACGAGCACATGGAGAACGGAAGCCTAGAAGACCGGCTAAACTGCTTAAACGGAAGCGCTCCTCTATCGTGGAGGGATCGTTTCAGAATAGCCGTGGAGATCGCGACCGCCCTGAATTTTATGCATCGGACGAGGCCAGAGCCCCTCGTGCACCGTGACCTCAAGCCGGCCAACATCCTGCTAGACAGAAACTACGTGAGTAAGATCAGCGACGTCGGGCTTTCCAGGCTGGTCCCGCCATCGGTGGCGGATTCCATCACGCAATGCTGCATGACTGCAGCGGCGGGGACGTTCTGCTACATAGATCCGGAGTACCAGCAGACCGGGATGCTGGGGACTAAGTCGGACGTGTATTCGTTTGGTGTGGTGTTGTTGCAGATTCTCACTGCCAAGCCAGCGATGGGACTGACCTATGTCGTCGATAAGGCGATAGAGAAGGGCAAGTTTGCGGAGGTGCTTGATCAGACGGTGAAAGACTGGCCCGTCGAGGCTGCCCTCGCCATGGCGAAATTGGCCTTGCAATGCTGTGAACTGAGGAAGAGAGACCGGCCGGATCTTGATTCGGTGATATTACCCGATCTGCATCGGATAAGAGAGACAAGCTCACAGATCGATAATGAATACTGA
- the LOC121797760 gene encoding U-box domain-containing protein 35-like isoform X1 — MTNMYEENRISTAVGIDKDKNSQSAVKWALEKLRLKDNNILLVHVKIQNGSESNDIPREGREPTPAETQQLFLPFRGFCARKGIRVKEVILQGNDVSTTLAEFARRNTMMNLVLGASSRGAIARAFKNPDVPSSLMKMAPDFCSVYSVSKTKAQKLKTANDNGTPNSTTSSGSHEAPKFQPQDSWKSSVSGGCDQDGDKHGFNSRESRQLTARDRGFGRINSPQHSNESLQRGSDATSYESIGVGSSYYSSSNFSGASAKKLTSDVSNVLRSMKHHSLHQVRTRDESPSYSMASSSDHSDLRSFPSEVSYEHLDQPRTSLSPSFSQTANFGIYFQDVDDELGRLKREMKRITMTYNVVCHESEAASVNDGDHSQEAAMAMVEREKLKCKAAVELAQTAQRIAELESEKRKSAEKKLRAEAKEKDKAIHALANTEVQYRKYTMEEIQEATSFFAGTEKIGEGGYGPVFKGSLDHTRVAIKVLRPDMSQGEKQFQREVEVLSLMRHPNMVILLGACPEYGCLVYEHMENGSLEDRLNCLNGSAPLSWRDRFRIAVEIATALNFMHRTRPEPLVHRDLKPANILLDRNYVSKISDVGLSRLVPPSVADSITQCCMTAAAGTFCYIDPEYQQTGMLGTKSDVYSFGVVLLQILTAKPAMGLTYVVDKAIEKGKFAEVLDQTVKDWPVEAALAMAKLALQCCELRKRDRPDLDSVILPDLHRIRETSSQIDNEY; from the exons atgacaaATATGTACGAGGAGAACCGAATATCGACGGCGGTGGGAATCGACAAAGACAAAAACAGCCAATCCGCCGTGAAATGGGCTCTTGAAAAATTGAGGTTGAAAGATAACAACATTCTCCTCGTCCATGTTAAAATCCAAAATGGCTCTGAATCAA ATGATATTCCTAGAGAGGGAAGAGAGCCAACTCCAGCTGAAACACAGCAACTATTCCTTCCCTTTCGCGGTTTTTGTGCTCGAAAAGGG ATTCGCGTAAAAGAGGTTATCCTGCAAGGCAACGACGTGTCAACCACGCTCGCGGAGTTCGCCAGGCGGAACACCATGATGAATTTGGTGTTAGGCGCTTCGAGCCGAGGTGCCATAGCAAG GGCCTTTAAAAATCCGGATGTTCCGAGTTCTTTGATGAAGATGGCGCCCGATTTCTGCAGCGTGTACTCCGTCTCAAAGACGAAGGCGCAGAAGCTGAAAACTGCCAACGACAACGGAACTCCCAACAGCACCACAAGCTCTGGCTCGCACGAGGCTCCAAAATTTCAACC TCAGGACAGCTGGAAAAGCTCCGTCTCTGGCGGCTGTGATCAGGATGGCGACAAGCACGGGTTCAACAGCAGAGAGTCTCGTCAGCTCACTGCGAGAGACAGGGGTTTCGGAAGGATAAATTCACCTCAACATTCCAACGAGTCTCTTCAAAGGGGATCAGATGCTACTAGCTACGAATCTATCGGCGTAGGCAGCAGCTATTACAGCAGCAGCAATTTCTCCGGGGCTAGTGCCAAGAAGCTCACCTCCGATGTATCGAACGTACTAAGGTCTATGAAGCACCACAGCCTTCATCAAGTCCGGACCAGGGACGAGAGCCCATCCTATTCCATGGCTTCTTCTAGTGATCATTCGGATTTGCGTAGTTTCCCTTCGGAAGTCTCGTATGAACATCTAGACCAGCCCCGGACGTCCCTGTCACCGAGCTTCTCACAAACAGCG AATTTTGGCATTTATTTTCAGGACGTGGATGACGAGCTCGGGAGATTGAAGCGCGAGATGAAGCGAATCACAATGACGTATAATGTAGTCTGTCACGAATCCGAGGCGGCTTCGGTTAAT GATGGTGACCATTCTCAAGAGGCTGCAATGGCCATGGTTGAGAGGGAGAAGCTGAAGTGCAAGGCCGCGGTGGAGCTAGCACAGACGGCGCAGCGCATAGCAGAGCTGGAGTCGGAGAAGAGGAAGTCTGCAGAGAAGAAGCTGAGAGCCGAGGCGAAGGAAAAGGACAAGGCGATCCACGCGCTAGCAAACACCGAGGTTCAATACAGAAAGTACACGATGGAAGAGATCCAAGAGGCGACGAGCTTCTTCGCGGGGACAGAGAAGATTGGCGAGGGCGGATACGGCCCTGTCTTCAAGGGGAGCCTCGACCACACGCGCGTCGCCATCAAGGTTCTCAGGCCGGACATGTCGCAAGGCGAGAAGCAGTTCCAGAGAGAGGTCGAGGTGCTGAGCCTTATGAGGCATCCGAATATGGTCATCCTGTTAGGCGCCTGTCCGGAATACGGTTGCCTTGTCTACGAGCACATGGAGAACGGAAGCCTAGAAGACCGGCTAAACTGCTTAAACGGAAGCGCTCCTCTATCGTGGAGGGATCGTTTCAGAATAGCCGTGGAGATCGCGACCGCCCTGAATTTTATGCATCGGACGAGGCCAGAGCCCCTCGTGCACCGTGACCTCAAGCCGGCCAACATCCTGCTAGACAGAAACTACGTGAGTAAGATCAGCGACGTCGGGCTTTCCAGGCTGGTCCCGCCATCGGTGGCGGATTCCATCACGCAATGCTGCATGACTGCAGCGGCGGGGACGTTCTGCTACATAGATCCGGAGTACCAGCAGACCGGGATGCTGGGGACTAAGTCGGACGTGTATTCGTTTGGTGTGGTGTTGTTGCAGATTCTCACTGCCAAGCCAGCGATGGGACTGACCTATGTCGTCGATAAGGCGATAGAGAAGGGCAAGTTTGCGGAGGTGCTTGATCAGACGGTGAAAGACTGGCCCGTCGAGGCTGCCCTCGCCATGGCGAAATTGGCCTTGCAATGCTGTGAACTGAGGAAGAGAGACCGGCCGGATCTTGATTCGGTGATATTACCCGATCTGCATCGGATAAGAGAGACAAGCTCACAGATCGATAATGAATACTGA
- the LOC121797759 gene encoding protein phosphatase 2C 16-like, whose product MDGMCPAIAVTVSLGSESHEETARLKLETEAVMVLDDSSHSSSDNLANSETNDVSLIPRGSEAKRDSLQAKQMAENGQFGSDVYDSEEDEVLSIGEDPNLSSVELLPLDSSSDLTVPLDTAPDSSLPIAVEIEGVDNGQIFAKVISLEERNTKPRLSHDNLTVSTTQDEECSSGPTIKASVVSLKLSGEKDPTKGGVKSVYELDCLPLWGSVSIIGHRSEMEDAIIAIPHFKKIPIKMFIGDYKIDGISQTLTHLTSHFFGVYDGHGGSQVANHCLERLHLALKEEILNVKDDLVNGTTQASQDARQVQWEKVFHNCFLTVDDEVSGKVSRVIPVDDASVSNCASEPLAPETVGSTAVVAVVCSSHIIVANCGDSRAVLYRGKEPIALSVDHKPNREDEYARIEAAGGKVIQWNGHRVFGVLAMSHSIGDRYLKPWIIPEPEMMFVPRAREDECIVLASDGLWDVMTNEEVCDLARKRILIWHKKNGMNPAADQGQGVDPAAQAAAEYLSNVAMQRGSKDNISIVVVDLKAQRKFKSKS is encoded by the exons ATGGACGGGATGTGTCCAGCAATTGCGGTTACAGTTAGCTTAGGTAGTGAAAGTCACGAGGAGACCGCACGTCTCAAGCTGGAGACCGAGGCAGTAATGGTGCTGGATGATAGTTCTCATTCTAGTTCGGATAATCTTGCTAACTCTGAAACCAATGATGTGTCACTAATTCCCCGGGGAAGTGAGGCGAAACGTGATTCGTTACAGGCGAAGCAGATGGCTGAAAATGGCCAGTTTGGAAGTGATGTTTATGACAGTGAAGAAGACGAGGTTCTCTCCATCGGGGAAGACCCTAATTTAAGTAGTGTGGAATTGTTACCCTTAGATTCTAGCTCAGATCTAACCGTGCCTTTAGATACCGCACCAGACTCCAGCTTACCCATTGCTGTTGAAATCGAGGGCGTTGATAACGGTCAGATATTTGCAAAAGTCATTAGTTTGGAAGAAAGAAACACAAAGCCGAGGTTATCTCACGATAACCTTACAGTATCCACTACACAAGACGAGGAATGCTCGAGTGGGCCTACTATAAAGGCTTCGGTAGTTTCTCTGAAGTTATCGGGTGAAAAAGATCCCACCAAAGGCGGGGTTAAAAGTGTATATGAGTTGGATTGTCTGCCTCTTTGGGGTTCAGTGTCTATCATTGGACATAGGTCGGAAATGGAAGATGCGATCATTGCCATTCCTCATTTCAAGAAAATTCCTATCAAGATGTTCATCGGTGACTATAAAATCGATGGGATAAGTCAAACACTGACTCACCTCACTTCACACTTTTTCGGGGTATACGATGGCCATGGTGGATCTCAG GTCGCAAATCATTGCCTTGAGCGTCTCCATTTAGCTTTAAAAGAAGAGATACTAAATGTCAAAGATGATCTGGTTAACGGGACCACCCAAGCCTCCCAAGATGCTCGACAGGTGCAATGGGAGAAGGTGTTCCACAATTGCTTTTTAACAGTTGATGATGAGGTCAGCGGAAAGGTGAGCCGAGTCATCCCTGTAGACGATGCAAGTGTGTCTAATTGCGCCTCTGAACCACTTGCCCCTGAAACTGTTGGATCCACCGCAGTTGTTGCAGTTGTTTGTTCATCCCATATTATAGTTGCTAACTGTGGAGATTCGAGGGCTGTTCTTTACCGTGGTAAAGAACCAATTGCACTATCGGTTGATCATAAA CCAAATAGGGAGGATGAATATGCTAGAATCGAGGCAGCTGGTGGCAAGGTCATACAATGGAACGGCCACCGTGTTTTTGGTGTTCTCGCGATGTCACATTCTATTG GCGACAGATACTTGAAGCCATGGATCATCCCGGAACCCGAGATGATGTTCGTCCCTCGAGCTAGGGAAGACGAGTGCATCGTCCTCGCCAGCGACGGCTTGTGGGACGTGATGACAAACGAGGAAGTGTGTGACCTTGCACGGAAACGGATCTTAATATGGCACAAGAAGAACGGAATGAACCCGGCAGCGGACCAGGGCCAGGGAGTCGACCCTGCGGCACAAGCAGCAGCGGAGTACCTCTCGAACGTGGCAATGCAGCGCGGGAGCAAGGACAATATATCGATAGTCGTCGTCGACCTGAAAGCCCAAAGAAAGTTCAAGAGCAAATCTTGA
- the LOC121797765 gene encoding mitochondrial import inner membrane translocase subunit TIM23-1-like, producing the protein MAYTPQSPNRSHSDDETASNRRLYNPYKDLNLPSQTLYHLPTHPEFLFQEESLAQRRSWGENITYYTGIGYLAGATAGAAQGLGTAVKAIEPTDTLKLKINRILNGSGHKGRQIGNRCGVIGLMYAGLESGMVAWRDTDDVINSVVAGLATGALHKAASGPRAAALAGALGGVVVGAAVAGKPYLKRYIPL; encoded by the coding sequence ATGGCGTACACGCCTCAGTCCCCGAATCGCAGCCACAGCGACGACGAAACCGCCTCAAATCGCCGACTTTACAATCCGTACAAGGATCTCAACCTCCCCTCGCAAACCCTATACCACCTCCCCACGCACCCGGAATTCCTCTTCCAGGAGGAATCACTCGCGCAGCGCCGCTCCTGGGGGGAGAACATCACCTACTACACCGGAATCGGCTACCTCGCCGGCGCCACGGCCGGCGCCGCCCAGGGCCTCGGCACCGCGGTCAAGGCGATCGAGCCCACCGATACCCTAAAGCTCAAAATCAACCGGATCCTCAACGGCTCAGGCCACAAGGGCCGCCAGATCGGCAACCGCTGCGGCGTGATCGGCCTCATGTACGCCGGCCTCGAGAGCGGCATGGTCGCGTGGAGAGACACCGACGACGTGATCAACAGCGTCGTGGCGGGCCTGGCCACCGGAGCCCTGCACAAGGCGGCGTCCGGCCCGAGGGCGGCGGCGCTTGCGGGAGCGCTCGGAGGCGTGGTGGTGGGCGCCGCCGTCGCGGGGAAACCCTACCTGAAACGATACATTCCGCTTTGa